In Mucilaginibacter celer, one DNA window encodes the following:
- a CDS encoding sugar phosphate isomerase/epimerase family protein: protein MLKTIGLAAGAAVIGETASATDSAPKTGDGFVYSLNMSTIRGHSLGFVKELEVAAKAGFASVEIWIDTLQTYLKGGGSVTEAKKIIDGLGLKIEDAIGFAPWLVDDEAARKKGLEQLQQEMEMLAKIGCHRIAAPPAGITKGPVLDLDVVTERYLTILKMGEQTGVMPQLEMWGGSQNLKHISQVLYVAAQTGNANARVLLDVFHIFKGGSSVESLDYVGHHALDIFHVNDYPAGINPEVISEPDRIYCGDGVAPLKQILQKVKNVERPLVISFEVFNKSYYAQDALTVAKTALAKMKAVAS from the coding sequence ATGTTAAAAACAATAGGGCTGGCGGCAGGCGCGGCGGTTATAGGCGAAACCGCATCAGCCACGGACAGCGCCCCGAAAACAGGTGACGGCTTTGTGTACTCCTTAAATATGAGCACCATCCGCGGCCATAGCCTTGGGTTTGTAAAAGAGCTGGAAGTAGCCGCCAAAGCAGGTTTTGCATCAGTTGAAATTTGGATTGATACCCTGCAAACCTACTTAAAAGGCGGTGGCTCTGTAACGGAAGCAAAAAAGATCATCGATGGCCTCGGCCTAAAAATTGAAGATGCCATTGGCTTTGCCCCCTGGTTGGTTGATGACGAAGCCGCCCGTAAAAAAGGCCTGGAACAATTACAGCAGGAAATGGAAATGCTTGCCAAAATAGGTTGCCACCGCATAGCCGCGCCACCCGCGGGGATAACCAAAGGCCCCGTGCTTGACCTTGATGTGGTGACCGAACGTTATCTCACCATCCTGAAGATGGGCGAACAAACCGGCGTGATGCCACAGTTGGAAATGTGGGGCGGATCGCAAAACCTGAAACACATTAGCCAGGTGTTGTATGTGGCTGCGCAAACCGGAAACGCCAACGCCCGTGTGCTGCTGGATGTGTTCCATATTTTTAAAGGAGGATCGAGTGTTGAAAGCCTTGATTATGTTGGTCACCATGCTTTGGATATTTTTCATGTAAATGATTATCCGGCAGGGATCAATCCGGAGGTGATTTCTGAGCCGGACAGGATTTATTGCGGCGATGGTGTGGCACCGCTAAAGCAGATTTTGCAGAAAGTAAAGAATGTTGAGCGTCCGTTGGTGATCTCGTTTGAGGTGTTTAATAAAAGTTATTACGCGCAGGATGCTTTAACGGTGGCTAAAACGGCTTTGGCGAAGATGAAGGCGGTAGCTTCATAA
- a CDS encoding polysaccharide deacetylase family protein: protein MITTNYKPVKTLLFTALISLQSYAQTKIGTTEITKWQYGKTGAVSITYDDGSMNQFRKALPVMDKVKVPATFFIITGSIPGSKYHGRFIGRPVKDIIKESATIPTKDQNFFERCSATGYLGYMGTIAAHTQAGSLYDAGKKEKAFKTLDDIYAKARNGELKPGYEPNDEFKQSVGSTWDDFRKDAARGYEFASHSITHPSMPGLDEPNLLWELEKSKADILAQLGPKHTFSAECPYGFENDRVMSYALKIYPALRNRMPEPWLKEIDRASKQSPGSTDKDYIQWQRGATTKTPLPMMKLWVDTTLTHTNTWLVLVFHGIDGMGYEALPSTLLDEYFQYIKSKEDKLWIATFGDVTRYMREREHGKAVATAAGNSVQVKVSHDLDSKMYYLPVTLKTYVDSGWTSVKVLQGKKSVKAKVAKDNNGTYVVYQAQPNGGVVTLTKA from the coding sequence ATGATCACCACCAATTATAAACCTGTAAAAACCCTGCTTTTTACAGCATTGATAAGCTTACAAAGCTACGCCCAAACCAAAATTGGCACCACTGAAATAACCAAATGGCAATACGGCAAAACCGGCGCGGTATCCATTACTTATGATGACGGCTCGATGAACCAGTTCAGGAAAGCCTTGCCTGTTATGGATAAGGTAAAAGTCCCCGCCACGTTTTTCATTATCACCGGTTCCATTCCCGGCTCCAAATACCATGGCCGGTTTATCGGTCGACCGGTTAAGGACATCATTAAAGAATCGGCCACCATACCCACCAAAGATCAAAACTTTTTTGAACGATGCTCGGCTACCGGTTATTTAGGCTACATGGGCACCATCGCCGCGCATACACAGGCCGGAAGCCTGTACGATGCAGGCAAAAAAGAAAAAGCATTTAAAACACTCGATGATATTTACGCCAAAGCCCGCAACGGCGAATTAAAACCGGGTTATGAACCTAATGACGAATTTAAACAATCGGTAGGCTCAACCTGGGACGATTTCAGGAAGGACGCCGCCCGTGGTTATGAATTTGCCAGTCATTCCATTACCCACCCCAGCATGCCGGGGCTTGATGAGCCTAACCTGCTTTGGGAACTGGAGAAAAGCAAGGCAGATATTTTAGCCCAGCTTGGCCCTAAACACACCTTCTCGGCCGAATGCCCTTACGGCTTTGAAAACGACCGGGTAATGAGCTATGCCCTTAAAATTTATCCCGCCCTGCGTAACCGCATGCCCGAGCCCTGGCTAAAAGAAATTGATCGCGCCAGCAAGCAATCGCCGGGATCAACAGATAAAGATTATATTCAATGGCAACGCGGGGCTACCACCAAAACGCCGCTGCCTATGATGAAGCTTTGGGTTGATACTACCCTTACGCATACCAATACCTGGCTTGTACTGGTATTTCATGGTATAGATGGTATGGGTTATGAAGCTTTGCCAAGTACGTTACTCGATGAGTATTTTCAGTACATTAAAAGTAAAGAAGATAAGCTTTGGATAGCCACCTTTGGCGATGTAACCCGCTATATGCGCGAGCGGGAACATGGCAAAGCTGTTGCCACGGCGGCAGGTAACAGCGTACAGGTTAAGGTGAGCCATGATCTGGATAGCAAAATGTATTATTTGCCGGTTACGTTGAAAACATACGTGGATTCGGGGTGGACTTCGGTTAAGGTTTTACAGGGGAAGAAAAGTGTAAAGGCTAAAGTTGCTAAGGATAATAACGGAACTTATGTTGTTTACCAGGCACAGCCGAACGGCGGCGTAGTGACATTGACAAAAGCTTAG
- a CDS encoding PorP/SprF family type IX secretion system membrane protein: protein MRNKITIVTLLLLMAAAGRLSAQVDPHFSQYYAYPLWLNPALTGVINGDSRVNANFKSQWANINNAYQTVAVSADMRATDKLSLGVNILDQSSGGHSFNYLSAYGALGYAISISQDGNQRLSFGVQAGIINRSFDMNRLQFGSQYSPVGGFDPNMPSFENFNTTNSTVFDANAGIFYYDGDPFKSVNAFGGVSVGHLSRPKDAFSATTKGKIPLRYTVHGGFKIKASDFFDLVPNAVYIKQQNADIKGLGAYSEFKFQNDNGLIVGFLYRFKDAAVADIGYHVKSLIIGASYDVNTSSLNRATGGNGGIELSLSYVFRKRIQEPEPVCPRL from the coding sequence ATGAGAAATAAAATCACAATTGTTACCCTGTTGCTGCTAATGGCGGCGGCAGGGCGCTTATCAGCACAAGTTGATCCGCATTTTTCACAATACTACGCGTACCCTTTGTGGCTTAACCCTGCACTAACCGGAGTTATAAATGGCGATTCGCGTGTAAATGCCAACTTTAAAAGCCAGTGGGCCAATATCAATAATGCCTACCAAACGGTGGCGGTATCTGCTGATATGCGCGCTACCGATAAGCTGAGCTTAGGTGTAAACATCCTCGATCAGTCATCGGGCGGGCATAGTTTTAACTACCTGAGCGCCTATGGTGCTTTGGGTTACGCCATATCGATCTCGCAGGATGGTAACCAGCGCTTAAGCTTCGGCGTTCAGGCCGGTATCATCAACCGCAGTTTTGATATGAACAGGCTGCAGTTTGGCAGCCAGTACAGCCCGGTTGGCGGTTTCGACCCCAATATGCCAAGCTTCGAGAATTTTAATACCACCAACAGCACCGTATTTGATGCAAACGCCGGTATTTTTTATTACGATGGCGATCCCTTTAAATCGGTTAACGCCTTCGGTGGTGTAAGTGTTGGGCACTTATCGAGGCCAAAGGATGCCTTCTCGGCCACTACCAAAGGCAAGATTCCGTTGCGCTACACGGTTCACGGCGGTTTTAAGATCAAAGCATCCGACTTTTTCGACCTGGTGCCGAACGCCGTTTACATCAAACAACAAAATGCCGATATCAAAGGTCTGGGTGCCTACTCCGAATTTAAATTTCAGAATGATAACGGGTTGATAGTAGGCTTTTTATATCGATTTAAAGATGCCGCTGTGGCCGATATAGGTTATCATGTTAAAAGCCTGATTATCGGCGCCAGTTATGATGTAAACACCTCATCGTTAAACCGGGCTACAGGCGGTAACGGCGGTATCGAGCTGTCGCTGAGTTATGTATTCCGTAAACGCATCCAGGAACCCGAGCCCGTTTGCCCAAGGCTTTAA
- a CDS encoding sugar phosphate isomerase/epimerase family protein, whose translation MKKSTIFISLLAALALGQNASAQSGKPLFTGQIGVQAYTFRSSMPKATALVLDTIKSLGITEIEGEAPKGMAQDEFRKMCNDRGISIPSTGAGYDAIVKDPEGVIKQAKTLGAKYVMVAWIPHGKEFTLDDAKKAAADFNRVGKILHEAGVTFCYHNHGYEFGKYNDGTLFDYIAQNTDPKYVSFEIDILWSFHGGQDPAALINKYPSRIKLMHLKDIRKGVANDLTGGTDTKNDVALGTGQIDIPGVLKAAKKAGIKHYFIEDESPSYSQQLPVTIAYIKSLKY comes from the coding sequence ATGAAAAAATCAACCATATTCATAAGCCTTTTAGCCGCCCTGGCATTAGGCCAAAACGCATCCGCCCAAAGCGGCAAACCTTTATTCACCGGTCAAATAGGCGTACAGGCTTACACCTTCCGCAGCAGTATGCCCAAAGCTACAGCCTTGGTACTGGATACCATCAAATCATTAGGCATCACCGAGATTGAAGGCGAAGCCCCCAAAGGCATGGCCCAGGACGAGTTCAGGAAAATGTGCAATGATCGTGGCATCAGTATCCCATCGACCGGAGCTGGTTATGATGCCATTGTTAAAGATCCGGAAGGTGTGATTAAACAGGCCAAAACTCTCGGCGCTAAATATGTAATGGTAGCCTGGATCCCTCACGGTAAAGAATTTACTTTGGATGATGCCAAAAAAGCGGCAGCCGATTTTAACCGGGTTGGTAAAATACTGCATGAAGCAGGGGTGACCTTTTGCTACCACAATCACGGTTACGAGTTTGGTAAATATAACGATGGTACGCTGTTTGATTACATCGCCCAAAATACCGATCCTAAATATGTTTCGTTCGAGATCGATATCCTCTGGTCGTTTCATGGCGGGCAGGATCCGGCCGCGCTGATCAATAAATATCCATCGCGCATCAAACTGATGCACCTGAAAGATATCCGCAAAGGCGTAGCTAACGACCTTACCGGCGGTACCGATACCAAAAATGATGTGGCTTTGGGCACCGGGCAAATTGATATTCCGGGGGTGCTGAAAGCAGCCAAAAAAGCAGGTATCAAACATTATTTTATTGAGGATGAAAGCCCGAGCTACAGCCAGCAATTACCGGTTACCATCGCCTATATTAAAAGCTTAAAATATTGA
- a CDS encoding ThuA domain-containing protein, translating into MSLKTNLTYVFLTGLTVLLFAFKKPADKPRVLVFSKTLGWHHSCIPFGIAAIQKLGNENGFDVDTTTNSANFTDDNLKKYQAVIFNCTTGNVLNAVEQAAFERYIQAGGGFVGVHSAADTEYDWPWYGKLVGAYFSSHPNNSNIRKAVVNVTDKSQPATANLPDKWERTDEWYNYKSIYSGIHVLASLDENTYDGGTNGADHPITWDHEFDGGRSFYTGCGHTDESYSEPLFLGQLLGGIRYAMGNGKPLDYGKAYSRVAPDQSRFIKKVLVSNIASPMELATAKDGRVFFTQLMGNFSVYNTKTNKFKVIHKFPITYEGGTGVIGLTLDPEFEKNQFVYIYYMPAGQTIEPLNFQLSRFKLSPADVLDLKSEKILLKVPVQKVSGAHHGGSLAWDKDGNLYLSTGDSSSPFPSDGYAPLDERPGTEHYSLDAQRSAGNTNDFKGKILRIHPEADGTYTIPEGNLFPKGTAKTRPEIYVMGCRNPYRIAVNPKTSVLYWGEIGPDAGKDSPRGPRGYDEFNQARKAGNFGWPYFVGNNFAYSHWDFVNAKPGPNFDPKAPVNNSPNNTGLNLLPPATPAMIWYPYAASDEFPELGMGGRCAIGGDFYEFDQNVKNPNKFPEYYDGTLFVADWMRNWVIDLRFDKDENYLRNEAFMPLSGDFRRPIDMEFGPDGALYMLEYGSVYGAQNEDARLVKIEYNTGNRAPIAKASISDTAAFNKFAKTKFLTVELKEFPAKKEIAGQAPLKVSFSSQNSKDLDDDDKITYQWLFDGKTVGATTASASYTFTKPGVYKTILKVTDKGGLTGRDTVIVKVGNTKPEISIASADNKSFIWKGQPFRYHVVVSDKEDGKVDPKKVKLFYIYNPQPSANSTTQNLTALSTTEVSYPGKALMANSDCKSCHTINKTAVGPSFMAIAKRYKTQKGAIDQLSKKIIAGGAGSWGTEHVMSAHPQLSGADTKEIVKYIFSLTDKKSPVLPLPLNGTLNLKFNDAEPRGEYTLLASYTDKGGKVVGPLKATDMVVLRNANVKAVYADELKGFNRFKDDLSAGNHKSYVLFRNIDLSNITAFAYKYASKDYAGEIEVRIDSQAGPIISSTEYQTTGGWDKTAEVKGTLSKPVSGKHDVYFFAIKRSKPSDGILSLKDIQFVE; encoded by the coding sequence ATGTCATTAAAAACAAATCTCACCTACGTTTTTTTGACGGGATTAACAGTCCTGCTTTTCGCATTTAAAAAGCCTGCCGATAAGCCGCGGGTTTTGGTGTTTTCCAAAACATTGGGATGGCACCACTCGTGTATTCCCTTTGGTATAGCTGCCATCCAAAAGCTGGGTAACGAAAATGGTTTTGATGTGGATACCACCACCAACTCGGCCAATTTTACTGATGATAACCTTAAAAAGTACCAGGCTGTAATTTTTAACTGCACCACAGGCAACGTGCTCAACGCGGTTGAACAGGCCGCCTTTGAGCGTTACATCCAGGCCGGGGGCGGTTTTGTGGGCGTACACTCCGCTGCCGATACCGAGTACGACTGGCCATGGTACGGCAAACTGGTTGGCGCTTATTTTTCAAGTCATCCCAACAACTCCAACATCCGCAAAGCTGTTGTTAACGTAACCGATAAAAGCCAGCCAGCCACCGCCAACCTGCCCGATAAATGGGAACGTACCGACGAGTGGTATAACTACAAATCCATCTACAGCGGCATCCATGTACTGGCAAGCCTGGATGAAAATACTTATGATGGCGGTACCAATGGCGCCGATCATCCCATAACATGGGACCACGAGTTTGATGGCGGCCGGTCGTTTTACACCGGCTGCGGCCATACCGACGAAAGCTACAGCGAACCGTTGTTTTTAGGCCAGTTGCTGGGTGGTATCCGTTATGCTATGGGCAATGGTAAGCCACTTGATTATGGCAAAGCCTACTCGAGGGTAGCGCCTGATCAAAGCCGCTTTATTAAAAAGGTGCTGGTTAGCAATATCGCTTCGCCGATGGAACTGGCTACGGCTAAGGATGGTCGTGTGTTTTTTACGCAGTTGATGGGCAACTTTTCGGTTTATAATACCAAAACCAATAAGTTTAAGGTGATCCATAAATTTCCGATCACTTACGAAGGTGGTACCGGTGTGATAGGTCTCACGCTCGATCCTGAGTTTGAGAAAAATCAGTTTGTTTACATTTATTATATGCCGGCAGGCCAAACCATCGAGCCGCTTAACTTCCAGCTATCGCGTTTTAAATTAAGCCCGGCGGATGTGCTCGACCTGAAATCAGAAAAAATCCTGTTGAAAGTGCCGGTGCAAAAAGTGAGCGGCGCGCACCATGGTGGTTCGCTGGCCTGGGATAAGGACGGAAACCTTTACCTGTCTACCGGCGATAGTTCAAGCCCTTTCCCATCCGATGGTTATGCGCCTTTGGATGAGCGCCCCGGTACCGAGCATTACAGTTTAGATGCGCAACGAAGCGCCGGTAATACCAACGATTTTAAAGGAAAAATCCTCCGTATCCATCCCGAAGCTGATGGCACTTATACCATTCCCGAAGGAAATCTTTTCCCGAAAGGAACAGCCAAAACCAGGCCCGAGATTTATGTAATGGGCTGTCGTAACCCTTACCGGATTGCTGTAAACCCCAAAACTTCGGTTTTATACTGGGGCGAGATTGGCCCGGATGCAGGTAAAGATTCGCCACGCGGCCCGCGTGGTTATGATGAGTTTAACCAGGCACGTAAGGCAGGTAACTTTGGCTGGCCGTATTTTGTGGGCAATAATTTCGCCTACTCGCACTGGGATTTTGTGAATGCCAAACCGGGCCCCAATTTTGATCCTAAAGCGCCGGTGAACAACTCGCCAAACAATACAGGTTTAAATTTATTGCCTCCCGCTACGCCAGCCATGATCTGGTACCCCTATGCCGCATCCGACGAGTTTCCGGAATTAGGTATGGGCGGCCGCTGTGCTATCGGCGGTGATTTTTACGAGTTTGATCAAAACGTTAAAAATCCAAACAAGTTCCCTGAGTATTATGACGGAACCTTGTTTGTAGCCGATTGGATGCGCAATTGGGTAATTGACCTACGGTTTGATAAGGATGAAAATTACCTGCGCAACGAAGCATTTATGCCTTTAAGCGGCGATTTCAGGCGGCCTATTGATATGGAGTTCGGCCCCGATGGTGCATTGTATATGCTGGAATACGGATCGGTTTATGGCGCACAGAACGAGGATGCCCGTTTGGTGAAGATAGAATATAACACCGGTAACCGCGCGCCAATTGCCAAAGCCAGTATCTCGGACACTGCCGCGTTTAACAAATTTGCTAAAACTAAATTCTTAACTGTTGAGCTTAAAGAGTTTCCGGCTAAAAAGGAAATTGCAGGCCAGGCCCCGCTAAAAGTAAGCTTCAGCAGCCAGAACAGTAAAGATTTGGATGATGATGACAAGATCACTTACCAGTGGCTATTTGATGGCAAAACCGTTGGCGCTACCACCGCTTCTGCCTCTTACACATTTACCAAACCGGGCGTATACAAAACCATTTTAAAAGTAACCGATAAAGGTGGCCTTACCGGCAGGGATACTGTTATAGTAAAGGTAGGCAACACCAAGCCCGAAATATCCATTGCCAGCGCCGATAATAAATCATTTATCTGGAAAGGGCAGCCCTTCCGCTATCATGTAGTGGTGAGCGATAAGGAGGATGGCAAAGTCGACCCCAAAAAAGTAAAACTGTTTTACATTTATAACCCGCAGCCATCGGCCAATAGCACCACACAAAATCTTACAGCCCTATCAACCACCGAGGTTAGCTACCCCGGCAAGGCGCTGATGGCCAATAGCGATTGTAAATCGTGCCATACCATTAACAAAACCGCCGTTGGGCCAAGCTTTATGGCTATTGCCAAAAGGTACAAAACCCAAAAAGGAGCTATCGATCAGTTATCTAAAAAGATTATTGCGGGTGGAGCGGGCAGCTGGGGCACCGAACACGTAATGAGCGCGCATCCGCAGTTATCAGGCGCGGATACAAAGGAAATAGTGAAATACATTTTTTCGCTTACTGATAAAAAAAGCCCCGTGTTGCCATTGCCTTTAAACGGAACGCTCAACCTTAAATTTAACGATGCCGAACCACGCGGCGAGTACACGCTACTGGCTTCGTACACCGATAAAGGCGGCAAAGTTGTTGGTCCGCTAAAGGCAACGGATATGGTGGTGTTGCGCAATGCCAATGTAAAGGCCGTTTATGCTGATGAACTGAAAGGTTTTAACCGGTTTAAAGATGATCTTTCGGCAGGGAACCATAAATCGTACGTGTTGTTCAGGAATATCGACCTCAGCAATATCACCGCTTTTGCCTATAAATATGCCTCGAAGGATTATGCCGGTGAGATAGAAGTACGCATAGATTCGCAGGCCGGCCCGATAATCAGTTCGACGGAATACCAAACAACCGGTGGCTGGGATAAAACCGCCGAAGTAAAAGGCACGCTCAGCAAACCGGTAAGCGGCAAGCACGATGTGTACTTTTTTGCCATTAAACGTTCAAAGCCAAGTGATGGCATTTTAAGTTTGAAGGATATTCAGTTTGTGGAGTAG
- a CDS encoding OmpA family protein codes for MKITIITIVLSAITLTCFGQYGKNFRNLGDRAFAEKDYYEAAYYYRKVAEGMSLLQRQEVPFQTMNKAAKKDKPSDATYVSYRLAESYRLYENYIEALPWYKKTVEAPDASTYPLASLWYGVTLRATQRFDDAITQLQQFSAGYKQNDDNKALAQREIVNCNFAKEQYKYPQLLEATKLKGDWNSDGSDYALLQTGDKFMFTSSRFAKDDKKHINRIYSADASGKPVQIKLKDNNQTKETEYGTPSLSPDGKRMYFTRWYKEGSKTYHDIYFAQLQDTIWLQPRKLGSNVNADGYNAIQPFVTADGKRLFFVSNKPGGFGGDDIWVSDLGDDGDAANAVNLGSIVNTSRDEQAPYYNADEKRLIYSSKGFVGLGGFDFFESKGDGTSWTTPVNMGYPMNSPKDDLYFMPDNKDKSKWYISSDRESDCCLNLFEVHDKHFVLTGIVTDCETRKPLAGVKVSFLDSLAKQTLKEITTGADAKYAFTVTSKRPYNLKLEKAGYFTKVLPVPTSGQMSNDTLYSPEICLQAFEKDKPIVIKNVLYDFNKATLRPESKTVLNELVVIMKDNPKIIVRLGAHTDSIGSAKYNLKLSQARAQACVDYIISQGIASERIYAKGYGKSMPVAPNSLPNGKDNPEGRQLNRRTEFTVVKTE; via the coding sequence ATGAAAATAACCATTATAACCATTGTATTATCGGCCATAACACTAACCTGTTTTGGCCAGTATGGTAAGAATTTTCGTAACCTGGGGGATAGGGCTTTTGCCGAAAAAGATTATTACGAAGCTGCTTACTACTACCGCAAAGTTGCCGAGGGCATGAGCCTGCTGCAACGCCAGGAGGTGCCTTTTCAAACCATGAATAAAGCGGCCAAAAAGGATAAACCATCAGATGCTACCTATGTAAGCTATCGTTTGGCCGAATCATATCGCCTTTACGAAAACTATATTGAAGCTTTACCCTGGTATAAAAAAACGGTGGAAGCGCCGGATGCCTCAACCTATCCGCTGGCCAGCCTGTGGTATGGTGTAACCTTAAGGGCAACCCAACGCTTTGATGATGCCATTACCCAATTGCAGCAATTTTCGGCAGGCTATAAGCAAAATGATGATAATAAAGCTTTGGCCCAAAGGGAGATTGTAAATTGCAACTTCGCTAAAGAACAATATAAGTATCCGCAACTGCTGGAGGCCACCAAACTGAAAGGCGACTGGAACTCCGATGGATCTGATTATGCCTTGTTGCAAACCGGTGATAAATTTATGTTCACTTCATCGCGTTTTGCCAAAGACGATAAAAAGCATATCAACCGCATTTATAGTGCCGATGCTTCGGGCAAACCGGTGCAGATCAAACTAAAAGATAACAATCAAACTAAAGAAACCGAATACGGTACGCCCTCGCTAAGCCCTGATGGTAAGCGGATGTATTTTACCCGCTGGTACAAGGAGGGAAGCAAAACCTATCATGATATTTATTTTGCCCAGTTGCAGGATACCATCTGGTTGCAGCCCCGCAAGTTAGGCAGTAATGTAAATGCTGATGGCTACAACGCTATACAACCGTTTGTTACCGCCGATGGTAAGCGCCTGTTTTTTGTATCCAACAAACCGGGCGGTTTTGGTGGGGATGATATCTGGGTGAGTGATCTGGGTGATGATGGCGATGCTGCCAATGCTGTTAACCTGGGCAGCATCGTCAATACCTCGCGCGATGAGCAGGCACCTTATTATAACGCTGATGAGAAACGGTTGATCTATAGCTCGAAAGGTTTTGTTGGTTTGGGGGGATTTGATTTTTTTGAAAGTAAGGGTGATGGAACCAGTTGGACCACCCCGGTAAACATGGGCTACCCTATGAACTCGCCTAAAGACGATTTGTACTTTATGCCCGATAACAAGGATAAAAGCAAATGGTACATCAGCTCGGACAGGGAATCGGATTGCTGTTTAAACCTGTTTGAGGTGCATGACAAACACTTTGTTTTAACCGGTATAGTTACCGATTGCGAAACCCGCAAACCGCTGGCCGGTGTTAAAGTAAGCTTTCTTGATTCGCTGGCTAAACAAACTTTGAAGGAGATCACTACCGGAGCTGATGCTAAATATGCCTTCACCGTAACCTCAAAAAGGCCATATAACCTCAAGCTTGAAAAGGCCGGTTATTTTACTAAAGTGTTGCCTGTACCAACCAGCGGGCAAATGAGCAACGATACGCTTTACAGCCCCGAGATTTGCCTGCAGGCCTTTGAAAAGGATAAGCCTATCGTGATAAAAAATGTGCTTTACGATTTCAATAAAGCTACCCTAAGGCCCGAATCAAAAACAGTGTTGAACGAACTGGTGGTTATTATGAAAGATAACCCGAAGATCATTGTACGATTAGGAGCCCATACCGATTCGATAGGGAGCGCGAAATACAACCTGAAATTATCGCAGGCCAGGGCACAAGCCTGCGTGGATTATATCATTTCGCAGGGAATTGCCTCCGAGCGTATTTATGCCAAAGGATATGGCAAAAGCATGCCGGTTGCTCCAAACTCGTTGCCAAATGGCAAGGATAACCCCGAGGGCAGGCAGTTAAACAGGCGTACCGAATTTACAGTAGTTAAAACAGAGTAG